One Methanomassiliicoccales archaeon genomic window, AATACTCGAACTTTATATACGATTGATTATTGTAAGTTTATGAAAGTTCAATATTTAGGTCACTCGGCCTTTTCAATAGTTACGTCCAAGGGAACATTCTTGATAGATCCTTTCCTTTCAGGAAATCCATGCACTTCAATTAGAAGTGATGATGTGGTTGCAGATGTAATTCTCGTGACTCATGCACATGGGGACCATTTGGGCGACTCAGTGGAGATATCCATTCGAACTGGAGCCTGTATAGTGGCTACATTTGAACTATCGAATTATTGTTATAATCGGGGCGCAAAGACGTTGGATGTAAATTTGGGAGGTACGTTGGATCTCCAGATAGGCAGGGTAAAAGTATTTCCTGCTTTCCATACTTCCTCGATTGATAAAGGCCCGAGTTTGGGGCAAGCTACTTCATTCGTTATAAGTGGGGATGGTAGAAATATTTATCATGCTGGTGACACAGCCTTATTCAAAGATATGGAACTGATATCTGAAGAATATGAATTAGATCT contains:
- a CDS encoding metal-dependent hydrolase gives rise to the protein MKVQYLGHSAFSIVTSKGTFLIDPFLSGNPCTSIRSDDVVADVILVTHAHGDHLGDSVEISIRTGACIVATFELSNYCYNRGAKTLDVNLGGTLDLQIGRVKVFPAFHTSSIDKGPSLGQATSFVISGDGRNIYHAGDTALFKDMELISEEYELDLALLPIGGRYTMDIKDAVKAVKLLKPRFVVPMHFNTWPIIKANPEVFKSKVETETRCKCVILNPGEVITLD